A single genomic interval of Anopheles marshallii chromosome 2, idAnoMarsDA_429_01, whole genome shotgun sequence harbors:
- the LOC128708010 gene encoding sodium-dependent nutrient amino acid transporter 1-like isoform X2: MEGRDNNGFIGDSSPSIAGQFRWNTPPSNGVHVSGTHGVALTDVELAGGKTVHRTSVPEEIARNGTGTAIPVQPTADRDQWGKGVEFLMSCIAMSVGLGNVWRFPFVALENGGGAFVIPYIIVLLLVGKPVYYMEMIIGQFSSRGSVKVYDMAPIMRGVGYGQILSTTIVTTYYASLMATTLRYLFDSFQSILPWAVCEDSWAGNCIPSGSSNTSSMNDLNNTLVLSNRTSSAELYFTKVVLKELDGIDDGIGLPDLRLTLFLVLSWSLVFLTLIKGVKSSGKASYFLALFPYVVMTVLLIRACTLPGAVDGIVYFLKPQWDKIYDPKVWYAAVTQCFFSLSICFGNIIMYSSYNKFRHNVYRDATIVTSIDTFTSLLAGCTIFGILGHLAHVTGKTDVGNVVKSDAGLAFISYPEAIAKFEVLPQAFSVLFFLMLFVLGIGSNVAMTSCVMTVIKDQFPKVRNWQAATIIAICGVLLGSIYVTPGGQYVLKLVDYYGASSIALVLAIAELIAIGWVYGVDRLCKDTEFMLGHRPNLYWRLCWRWITPLLMFVILIYNLITLEPLMYKQYVYPTIAYDIGWCIFAFGLLQLPIWAAYAIYKQSGKTLNEKIKNSFKPTAAWGPLDPVTHYEYKKFIDED, from the exons ATGGAAGGTAGAGATAATAATGGCTTCATCGGTGACAGCAGTCCCTCTATAGCGGGTCAGTTTCGCTGGAATACTCCACCCTCGAATGGAGTTCACGTCTCCGGCACGCACGGAGTGGCTCTTACCGATGTGGAACTGGCCGGAGGTAAAACCGTCCACAGGACTTCCGTGCCGGAGGAAATCGCACGAAACGGAACCGGTACAGCAATACCCGTGCAACCCACAGCCGACCGAGACCAGTGGGGTAAGGGTGTAGAGTTCCTGATGTCATGTATCGCCATGTCGGTTGGGCTCGGTAATGTTTGGCGATTTCCATTCGTGGCTCTTGAGAATGGAGGCGGTGCGTTCGTGATACCGTACATCATAGTGCTGCTGCTCGTTGGCAAACCGGTCTACTACATGGAGATGATCATTGGACAGTTCTCCAGCCGGGGAAGCGTTAAGGTGTACGATATGGCTCCGATCATGCGTG GCGTCGGGTATGGACAGATACTCTCAACAACAATCGTCACAACGTACTATGCCTCACTGATGGCCACCACGTTGCGGTATCTGTTCGATTCGTTCCAAAGCATCCTACCGTGGGCCGTGTGCGAGGACAGCTGGGCAGGAAACTGCATTCCCTCGGGCTCAAGCAACACCTCCAGTATGAACGATCTTAATAATACCCTAGTACTGTCCAACAGGACTTCCTCAGCCGAGCTGTACTTTAC TAAGGTAGTATTGAAGGAGCTGGACGGTATTGATGATGGAATTGGGCTACCAGATCTAAGACTGACCCTCTTCCTGGTTCTTTCATGGTCACTCGTGTTCCTGACACTGATCAAAG GCGTTAAAAGTTCTGGAAAAGCCTCATACTTCCTGGCGCTCTTCCCGTACGTCGTCATGACCGTGCTCTTGATTCGGGCCTGTACACTCCCCGGAGCGGTGGACGGTATCGTGTACTTCCTCAAACCACAGTGGGACAAAATCTACGACCCCAAAGTTTGGTATGCTGCGGTGACACAGTGCTTCTTCTCACTTTCGATCTGTTTCGGGAACATCATCATGTACTCCTCCTATAACAAGTTCCGGCACAATGTGTATCGTGACGCTACGATCGTCACATCGATCGATACCTTCACCTCGCTGCTGGCAGGTTGTACTATTTTCGGTATTCTTGGCCATTTGGCACACGTCACCGGCAAGACGGATGTTGGTAACGTCGTCAAATCGGACGCTGGTTTAGCGTTCATTTCCTACCCGGAGGCTATTGCAAAGTTTGAGGTATTGCCGCAAGCATTTTCAGTACTGTTCTTCCTGATGCTGTTCGTGCTGGGCATCGGTAGTAATGTCGCGATGACCTCGTGCGTTATGACGGTTATTAAGGATCAGTTCCCGAAGGTACGCAACTGGCAAGCGGCTACGATTATAGCTATCTGTGGTGTGCTGCTCGGAAGCATTTACGTTACTCCG GGTGGCCAGTACGTGCTAAAGCTGGTTGATTACTATGGTGCTTCATCGATCGCTCTAGTGCTCGCGATTGCCGAACTGATTGCAATCGGATGGGTATACGGTGTAGATCGGTTGTGTAAGGATACGGAATTCATGCTGGGACATCGGCCAAACCTTTACTGGAGACTTTGCTGGCGCTGGATCACTCCGCTTCTCATGTTTGTTATTCTTATCTACAACCTTATCACGTTGGAACCGCTTATGTACAAGCAGTACGTGTATCCAACGATCGCATACG ACATTGGTTGGTGTATTTTCGCATTCGGACTTCTGCAGCTTCCGATCTGGGCTGCTTATGCCATCTATAAGCAGAGTGGAAAAACTCTCAACGAG aaaataaagaactCCTTCAAACCTACGGCTGCTTGGGGACCGCTCGATCCAGTGACGCATTACGAATACAAGAAGTTCATCGACGAGGATTGA
- the LOC128707620 gene encoding 6-phosphogluconolactonase produces MALKRAFYRTGDAICDEILGLLEKYANETLAKQDKFRLGVSGGSLADILCEGMSDLRSDFSKWQIFFCDERVVPVADKESTFGIFKRDLLANCDNIPESVFFPVNTSLDVNDAAVEYERTLRKTFALAKPDDIPSFDLLILGIGPDGHTASLFPGHPLLEEKKKLIAPIDNSPKPPPKRVTMTLPLINNAKVCLFGAQGGGKAEMLKRIVADRDTSLPATLVDPPKGELIFVACDAAAALIEGDPFPRS; encoded by the exons ATGGCACTCAAAAGAGCCTTCTATCGAACCGGTGACGCAATCTGCGATGAAATTCTTGGGTTGCTTGAAAAATACGCCAACGAAACGCTCGCTAAGCAGGATAAGTTCCGCCTAGGTGTATCGG GTGGCTCATTAGCGGACATTCTCTGTGAGGGTATGTCGGATCTGCGGTCCGATTTCAGCAAGTGGCAGATATTCTTTTGCGACGAGCGTGTTGTACCGGTAGCAGATAAGGAATCAACGTTCGGAATTTTCAAACGAGATCTACTTGCAAACTGTGATAACATTCCAGAGAGTGTGTTCTTTCCGGTGAATACCTCGCTGGACGTGAATGATGCAGCAGTAGAATACGAACGTACGCTAcggaaaacatttgcattggCAAAGCCGGACGATATACCGTCGTTTGATCTGCTGATTTTGGGTATAGGACCGGATGGACATACGGCGTCACTGTTTCCAGGTCACCCGCTGCTCgaagagaagaagaagttgATCGCTCCAATCGATAATTCTccgaaaccaccaccaaaacgGGTCACCATGACGCTGCCGTTAATCAATAATGCCAAGGTGTGCCTGTTCGGTGCACAGGGTGGTGGAAAAGCAGAAATGCTTAAG CGTATTGTGGCAGATAGGGACACTTCCTTGCCGGCCACACTGGTCGATCCTCCCAAGGGTGAACTCATATTTGTTGCCTGCGATGCAGCTGCAGCCCTAATAGAAGGCGATCCATTCCCACGATCGTAA
- the LOC128708978 gene encoding uncharacterized protein LOC128708978, protein MKCRIFCAVLLSALVRIGHSWDLRSIGIDRFRVRHVSLYHSRAFLTIESSNVSLVEATWPENTGNQWPRVLSSDWDERSCRGLRQVLGTDIDRLARLWVLCGADRDKLICPPKLVIRSLLSPGTGEIHHQFRAADNQRFHTIVVDPVPASDGDTRAYITLLDEDHVLLYSLFKRTVGKLQFQKNDLTSMHPISLSEVTINNNHLYVADTVSDRLFALPVRNIRQLAFPEDGVRKIIMKTNVTYLGRLLGRPCGLKLDFHDNLLYVLQRDGAIVKWTPGRSLKAENHRVILQQGSNITQIILGIAGKAWAVSGEYISHETHRHCMKIGV, encoded by the exons ATGAAGTGTCGCATCTTTTGCGCCGTGCTGCTAAGTGCCCTAGTGCGTATCGGCCACTCGTGGGATCTGCGTTCGATCGGGATCGATCGATTCCGCGTGCGGCACGTTTCGCTGTACCACTCGAGGGCATTCTTGACGATTGAATCATCCAACG TGTCGCTGGTGGAAGCAACCTGGCCCGAAAATACTGGCAATCAGTGGCCTCGAGTACTGTCGAGCGATTGGGACGAACGGTCGTGCCGTGGATTGCGACAGGTGCTGGGAACGGATATCGATCGGCTCGCTCGACTGTGGGTACTTTGCGGTGCGGACCGGGACAAGTTGATCTGTCCACCGAAACTGGTCATTCGCAGTTTGCTTAGCCCCGGTACGGGTGAGATACACCATCAGTTTCGTGCGGCCGATAATCAGCGCTTTCACACGATTGTTGTTGACCCAGTCCCAGCAAGTGATGGAGATACACGTGCGTATATAACGCTCCTGGATGAGGATCATGTATTGCTGTACTCTCTGTTTAAACGTACGGTAGGCAAGCTACAATTTCA AAAGAACGATCTCACCTCAATGCATCCGATCTCACTTTCGGAGGTgaccatcaacaacaaccacctCTACGTAGCGGATACGGTGAGTGATCGCTTGTTCGCACTTCCCGTCCGGAACATACGTCAGCTCGCCTTTCCGGAAGATGGCGTGCGGAAGATTATTATGAAAACGAATGTTACCTACCTCGGGCGGTTGCTCGGTCGGCCGTGCGGGTTGAAGTTGGATTTCCACGACAATCTGCTGTACGTGCTACAACGCGACGGTGCGATTGTCAAGTGGACACCGGGACGTTCGCTGAAGGCGGAAAACCATCGCGTTATCCTGCAGCAAGGTTCGAACATCACGCAGATCATCCTCGGAATCGCCGGAAAAGCTTGGGCCGTGTCCGGGGAGTACATTTCACACGAGACCCATCGACACTGCATGAAGATTGGGGTTTag
- the LOC128708010 gene encoding sodium-dependent nutrient amino acid transporter 1-like isoform X1: protein MEGRDNNGFIGDSSPSIAGQFRWNTPPSNGVHVSGTHGVALTDVELAGGKTVHRTSVPEEIARNGTGTAIPVQPTADRDQWGKGVEFLMSCIAMSVGLGNVWRFPFVALENGGGAFVIPYIIVLLLVGKPVYYMEMIIGQFSSRGSVKVYDMAPIMRGVGYGQLFSVSTLITYYSSLMALIARYMIDSFMKPLPWAKCRQEWLPNCIDSEAKAMSAQSESASHSLNVTGLSMASSSELYFTKVVLKELDGIDDGIGLPDLRLTLFLVLSWSLVFLTLIKGVKSSGKASYFLALFPYVVMTVLLIRACTLPGAVDGIVYFLKPQWDKIYDPKVWYAAVTQCFFSLSICFGNIIMYSSYNKFRHNVYRDATIVTSIDTFTSLLAGCTIFGILGHLAHVTGKTDVGNVVKSDAGLAFISYPEAIAKFEVLPQAFSVLFFLMLFVLGIGSNVAMTSCVMTVIKDQFPKVRNWQAATIIAICGVLLGSIYVTPGGQYVLKLVDYYGASSIALVLAIAELIAIGWVYGVDRLCKDTEFMLGHRPNLYWRLCWRWITPLLMFVILIYNLITLEPLMYKQYVYPTIAYDIGWCIFAFGLLQLPIWAAYAIYKQSGKTLNEKIKNSFKPTAAWGPLDPVTHYEYKKFIDED, encoded by the exons ATGGAAGGTAGAGATAATAATGGCTTCATCGGTGACAGCAGTCCCTCTATAGCGGGTCAGTTTCGCTGGAATACTCCACCCTCGAATGGAGTTCACGTCTCCGGCACGCACGGAGTGGCTCTTACCGATGTGGAACTGGCCGGAGGTAAAACCGTCCACAGGACTTCCGTGCCGGAGGAAATCGCACGAAACGGAACCGGTACAGCAATACCCGTGCAACCCACAGCCGACCGAGACCAGTGGGGTAAGGGTGTAGAGTTCCTGATGTCATGTATCGCCATGTCGGTTGGGCTCGGTAATGTTTGGCGATTTCCATTCGTGGCTCTTGAGAATGGAGGCGGTGCGTTCGTGATACCGTACATCATAGTGCTGCTGCTCGTTGGCAAACCGGTCTACTACATGGAGATGATCATTGGACAGTTCTCCAGCCGGGGAAGCGTTAAGGTGTACGATATGGCTCCGATCATGCGTG GTGTTGGCTATGGGCAGCTGTTCTCGGTGTCTACTCTAATCACGTATTACTCTTCGCTCATGGCACTAATTGCACGGTATATGATAGACTCGTTTATGAAACCCCTACCTTGGGCCAAGTGTCGCCAGGAATGGTTACCGAACTGTATTGATTCGGAGGCCAAGGCGATGTCGGCACAGTCAGAATCAGCTTCGCATAGTCTCAACGTCACAGGTCTCTCGATGGCCAGTAGTTCGGAGTTGTACTTTAC TAAGGTAGTATTGAAGGAGCTGGACGGTATTGATGATGGAATTGGGCTACCAGATCTAAGACTGACCCTCTTCCTGGTTCTTTCATGGTCACTCGTGTTCCTGACACTGATCAAAG GCGTTAAAAGTTCTGGAAAAGCCTCATACTTCCTGGCGCTCTTCCCGTACGTCGTCATGACCGTGCTCTTGATTCGGGCCTGTACACTCCCCGGAGCGGTGGACGGTATCGTGTACTTCCTCAAACCACAGTGGGACAAAATCTACGACCCCAAAGTTTGGTATGCTGCGGTGACACAGTGCTTCTTCTCACTTTCGATCTGTTTCGGGAACATCATCATGTACTCCTCCTATAACAAGTTCCGGCACAATGTGTATCGTGACGCTACGATCGTCACATCGATCGATACCTTCACCTCGCTGCTGGCAGGTTGTACTATTTTCGGTATTCTTGGCCATTTGGCACACGTCACCGGCAAGACGGATGTTGGTAACGTCGTCAAATCGGACGCTGGTTTAGCGTTCATTTCCTACCCGGAGGCTATTGCAAAGTTTGAGGTATTGCCGCAAGCATTTTCAGTACTGTTCTTCCTGATGCTGTTCGTGCTGGGCATCGGTAGTAATGTCGCGATGACCTCGTGCGTTATGACGGTTATTAAGGATCAGTTCCCGAAGGTACGCAACTGGCAAGCGGCTACGATTATAGCTATCTGTGGTGTGCTGCTCGGAAGCATTTACGTTACTCCG GGTGGCCAGTACGTGCTAAAGCTGGTTGATTACTATGGTGCTTCATCGATCGCTCTAGTGCTCGCGATTGCCGAACTGATTGCAATCGGATGGGTATACGGTGTAGATCGGTTGTGTAAGGATACGGAATTCATGCTGGGACATCGGCCAAACCTTTACTGGAGACTTTGCTGGCGCTGGATCACTCCGCTTCTCATGTTTGTTATTCTTATCTACAACCTTATCACGTTGGAACCGCTTATGTACAAGCAGTACGTGTATCCAACGATCGCATACG ACATTGGTTGGTGTATTTTCGCATTCGGACTTCTGCAGCTTCCGATCTGGGCTGCTTATGCCATCTATAAGCAGAGTGGAAAAACTCTCAACGAG aaaataaagaactCCTTCAAACCTACGGCTGCTTGGGGACCGCTCGATCCAGTGACGCATTACGAATACAAGAAGTTCATCGACGAGGATTGA
- the LOC128707027 gene encoding protein CBFA2T2, with the protein MALDGKAIKEEIPDKDTYETSARKLKASGKEQCRTPDSPEGARVVAPRSPISPQISQHHSTLVPPRSASSQVNRHGSSSPTGTVNGSGGSLGSLTPPPAITPASAAAVAAAAAAAAAQQDTAKLLKIRRFLGALVQFGQDANVDTGDRVRSLVLSLASGAITVDEFQLAVQEATNFPLRTNVVPFLKSHVPVLQREINILARSNKQTSAQYVRSNESSVMEYVQNLAETAEIFLPHEGTFASSVTAAAAAAAAAAAAVASGAASGGPAAGATVNGLGLKRRASDNLYDTHSTGPPEWSDYVLPPTKRPHPSLLLASGASQLYPGHPALFEYQNGGLHPHSDGLHSIHRDDRDLRAGSTESHRPPRIPPGGGSGGGAGGGSSGGSTGNGTGGSGSIGGGSIGGASGEEEWKNIHTMLTCISAMVEKTKRAISILQQRGIDNSHARDHQDTSMADIKRQTEEKISEFRRTAEESVNQVKRQAVMEIQRAVAAAESRTLEMIAQERLKMEKLYADIHRNSADETEPPISSGSQNACWNCGRKANETCSGCNLARYCGSFCQHKDWDQHHQVCGTSRAENSFQKHTQSSRTSIASRSTTPQQQSNSTSNGTASAAK; encoded by the exons CCAGTG GCAAGGAACAATGCCGCACACCGGACTCACCGGAGGGGGCACGGGTGGTGGCACCCCGGTCGCCCATCTCGCCGCAGATCTCGCAACATCACAGCACGCTGGTACCGCCAAGATCGGCCTCATCACAAGTCAATCGCCACGGGAGCTCATCACCAACCGGCACTGTCAATGGCAGTGGCGGTAGTCTCGGCAGCCTGACGCCACCACCGGCCATCACGCCCGCCTCCGCGGCCGCCGTAGCTGcagcggctgctgctgccgccgcccAGCAGGACACCGCCAAGCTGCTGAAGATCCGTCGGTTCCTTGGTGCGCTCGTTCAGTTCGGGCAGGATGCTAACGTCGACACCGGTGATCGGGTGCGCTCTTTGGTTCTTTCACTAGCG AGCGGTGCCATCACTGTGGATGAGTTTCAACTAGCAGTGCAGGAAGCGACGAATTTTCCCTTACGAACCAACGTCGTACCGTTCCTAAAGTCGCACGTTCCGGTACTGCAGCGAGAGATCAACATTCTTGCACGATCAAACAAGCAG ACATCTGCCCAGTACGTCAGATCCAACGAGAGCAGCGTTATGGAGTACGTGCAGAACTTAGCCGAAACGGCCGAAATATTCTTGCCACACGAGGGAACGTTCGCATCCTCGGTGACAGCTGCCGCTGCGGCCgcggcagctgcagcagctgccgtTGCAAGTGGTGCTGCCTCCGGTGGACCTGCGGCCGGTGCAACCGTAAATGGGTTGGGACTGAAACGACGAGCTTCTGATAA CTTATACGACACACATTCGACAGGGCCGCCGGAATGGAGTGATTACGTGCTGCCGCCAACCAAACGTCCCCATCCGTCGCTTTTGTTGGCCTCCGGCGCGTCCCAACTGTATCCCGGCCATCCAGCTCTCTTCGAATATCAAAACGGTGGCTTACATCCACATTCCGATGGTTTG CATTCCATTCACCGAGACGATCGGGATTTAAGAGCTGGGTCTACCGAATCTCATCGACCACCTAGAATTCCACCTGGCGGCGGAAGCGGCGGAGGCGCTGGCGGTGGCAGCAGTGGCGGCAGCACCGGTAATGGTACCGGTGGTAGTGGCAGTATAGGTGGTGGCTCGATTGGAGGAGCCAGTGGTGAAGAGGAGtggaaaaacattcacacaatGCTGACCTGCATTTCGGCAATGGTGGAGAAAACGAAGCGGGCGATCTCCATACTGCAGCAGCGTGGTATCGATAACAGTCATGCACGAGATCACCAGGACACCTCGATGGCGGACATCAAGAGACAAACGGAGGAAAAAATATCCGAGTTCCGGCGCACCGCCGAAGAGTCTGTGAATCAG GTCAAACGGCAAGCTGTTATGGAGATTCAGCGTGCCGTTGCGGCCGCAGAGTCAAGAACACTGGAGATGATCGCTCAGGAACGGTTAAAGATGGAGAAGCTGTACGCTGACATACATCGCAACAGCGCCGATGAGACAGAGCCACCCATTTCGAGTGGTAGTCAGAAT GCTTGCTGGAACTGTGGACGAAAGGCAAACGAAACCTGTTCCGGCTGTAATCTGGCACGATACTGTGGATCTTTCTGTCAGCACAAGGATTGGGATCAACACCATCAG GTTTGCGGTACATCACGTGCGGAGAACAGCTTTCAAAAGCACACCCAGAGCTCCCGTACGTCTATAGCTTCCCGTTCGACTACGCCCCAGCAGCAGAGCAACAGTACATCGAACGGTACGGCTTCCGCCGCAAAATGA